In Vidua macroura isolate BioBank_ID:100142 chromosome 7, ASM2450914v1, whole genome shotgun sequence, a single genomic region encodes these proteins:
- the FASTKD1 gene encoding FAST kinase domain-containing protein 1, mitochondrial has translation MLCLRQVCLFTLRRYQARTLCSDLLLSQINNCTHEDEVFSLVGRNKARLSEKHVGIALNMLWQFQKERPFLLRTSDYVRNHPQFLTLCILAESKVEHMEDEVVVDTLYSILRLNVEDDVSLAKVLVTEAWKRLERLSLPALSKFALCLYKQHRHFSPIIGQVAHIVDMKLDSIQDIRILSVLMISISEVITESFRDRLLHKAEQLLEEEHEVHFNYARRILQFLQNVKLRYHPVLEKCNRIFLESASHLDIHSINHIFGLYEQLGCDNAEFRLIAKQLLSETIDDYYDPETFAKLFYSLGPMAESKVRERLLVHAVNMAEEFSSHQVLMILKTMRKMKCRNSHLLKKMASVLHKHLDSYQVLQLVKLTHYLVVLHCQDLELFAKLKMLLLGYLKSSVIPADTAAIIRVLAMLPSSQVEEIIINKAAAALPQCRLHHLNCIATALVKWNHHGQLHWHNSSELCAKLLQKVNDCGFQRVQKANNLNLLLEELPYVNGEWFEEVLNEETLAICQHLIDQITWANVLPLSFFLIKSEHRCPALFDRIASVTVENIDKIPTSEIYFILFLFSALNYDLPDNEEFFKSCIQHLTSNLSHLETYHLVLLGHVLAMAGYFPPVLITTIFNVSFLSKLDAQLKVLPHTMKQRVHSSLMKLNRAVCLECPEFHIPWFHEPYCQRVFHNSMSQINPQRQHIHRMLTEILGGSHYSRISVLTPYYYEIDFECVLDVNKKPLSYMAQNIALGGVGEIHLRYDIKDEGRKALPPGAQRIALEFLDSKAFSKDYSRHLKGEPAVKKRHLEMLGYRVVQIPHFEWNSMVLSTKGEQLEYLRQQLYGIQ, from the exons ATGCTTTGTTTGAGGCAGGTTTGCTTGTTCACACTGAGACGTTACCAAGCTCGGACTCTGTGTAGTGATCTGCTTTTGAGCCAGATAAATAACTGCACCCATGAAGATGAAGTGTTCAGCCTTGTTGGAAGAAACAAGGCCAGACTTTCTGAAAAGCATGTGGGAATTGCATTGAACATGCTGTGGCAATTTCAAAAGGAGAGGCCCTTTCTCTTAAGGACTAGTGACTATGTAAGAAATCACCCCCAGTTCCTTACCCTTTGCATTTTGGCAGAAAGCAAGGTGGAACACATGGAAGATGAGGTGGTAGTGGACACCTTATATAGCATCCTGAG GCTCAATGTTGAAGATGACGTTTCTCTAGCAAAAGTGCTTGTTACAGAAGCATGGAAAAGATTAGAAAG GCTTAGTTTGCCTGCTCTGTCTAAATTCGCTCTGTGCTTATACAAGCAACACAGGCACTTCAGTCCCATAATTGGCCAAGTAGCTCATATTGTGGACATGAAACTGGATTCTATACAGGATATAAG gATCTTGTCAGTTTTGATGATCAGCATATCTGAAGTTATCACAGAGAGTTTTCGCGATCGATTACTACACAAGGCTGAACAGCTCTTAGAAGAAGAGCATGAGGTCCACTTCAACTATGCCAGAAGAATACTCCAGTTTCTCCAAAATGTTAAACTGAGATATCATCCAGTGCTAGAAAAATGCAACAGGATTTTCCTTGAAAGTGCCTCCCATCTTGATATACATAGTATTAATCATATTTTTGGACTATATGAACAGCTGGGTTGTGACAATGCTGAATTTCGCTTGATTGCTAAACAGCTGCTGTCTGAAACTATAGATGATTATTATGATCCtgaaacatttgcaaaattattttattctcttgGGCCTATGGCAGAATCTAAGGTTAGAGAAAG GTTGCTGGTACATGCAGTAAACATGGCAGAGGAATTTAGCAGTCACCAAGTATTGATGATACTGAAGACTATGCggaaaatgaaatgcagaaattctCATCTACtcaaaaa AATGGCTTCTGTTCTGCACAAACACTTGGATAGCTATCAGGTATTGCAGTTGGTAAAGTTAACACACTACTTGGTGGTGTTGCATTGCCAGGATCTGGAGCTGTTTGCCAAACTAAAAATGTTACTATTAGG TTATTTAAAATCTAGTGTGATACCTGCCGATACTGCAGCCATAATTCGTGTTCTGGCCATGCTTCCTTCTTCACAAGTGGAGGAAATTATTAtaaacaaagcagcagcagctttgcctcAATGCAGACTCCATCATTTGAATTGCATTGCTACAGCTCTTGTCAAGTGGAATCATCATGGCCAGTTGCACTGGCACAACAGTTCTGAGCTATGTGCCAAGCTTCTGCAAAAAGTAAATGACTGTGGATTTCAGAGGGTTCAGAAAGCCAACAACTTAAATCTTCTGTTGGAAGAACTTCCATATGTGAATGGAGAGTGGTTTGAAGAAGTCCTGAATGAGGAAACTCTGGCCATATGTCAACACTTGATAGATCAAATAACATGGGCAAATGTTTTAcccttgtctttttttctcataaaatcAGAACACCGTTGTCCTGCATTGTTTGACAGAATAGCGTCTGTGACTGTTGAAAATATAGACAAG attcccACCTCTGAAATCTATtttattctcttccttttctctgctttgaatTATGACCTTCCTGACAATGAAGAATTCTTTAAGAGTTGTATCCAACATCTTACTTCTAACTTGA GTCATCTTGAAACTTATCACTTGGTGCTGCTCGGTCATGTTTTGGCAATGGCTGGGTATTTTCCTCCAGTTCTGATAACGACGatatttaatgtttctttcCTAAGCAAACTGGATGCTCAACTTAAAG tccTGCCTCATACAATGAAGCAGAGGGTCCACTCAAGCCTCATGAAATTGAACAGAGCAGTCTGTCTGGAATGCCCAGAGTTTCACATCCCTTGGTTTCATGAGCCATACTGCCAACGTGTCTTTCATAACA GCATGAGCCAAATAAATCCACAGCGACAGCATATTCACAGAATGCTGACAGAGATCTTAGGGGGGAGCCATTACTCAAGAATATCTGTTCTCACACCATACTACTATGAAATAG ATTTTGAGTGTGTCCTGGATGTAAATAAAAAGCCTCTTTCCTATATGGCTCAGAATATAGCTTTGGGTGGTGTGGGGGAAATACACTTGAGATATGACATCAAGGATGAAGGGAGAAAGGCTCTGCCACCAGGAGCTCAAAG AATTGCTTTGGAATTTCTTGATTCAAAAGCTTTTAGCAAAGATTATTCACGTCATTTGAAAGGAGAACCTGCAGTGAAAAAGCGACACCTGGAAATGCTGGGGTACCGAGTCGTTCAG ATTCCTCACTTCGAATGGAATTCTATGGTTCTGTCAACAAAAGGTGAACAGCTGGAATACCTGAGACAGCAGCTGTATGGAATACAGTGA